Proteins from a genomic interval of Nitrospirota bacterium:
- a CDS encoding FKBP-type peptidyl-prolyl cis-trans isomerase: protein MDMAGLSDTLAGAHQTRPVQWGDIVHVNLMAWLEDGTLIYFSSIDSEPHIFTAGNHPMLHGLGTLVVGMCVGESVTERISSDSAFGPYRPELCCQVSSAWLLAQNVALLVGLGLEIRKTDGTLVHMTITGLDGDRVTLDANHRLAGKNVIVQVDLLDVLDRADPDSWATPPPAA, encoded by the coding sequence ATGGACATGGCAGGCTTGTCCGATACTCTAGCAGGCGCTCATCAGACCCGTCCCGTCCAATGGGGAGATATCGTGCATGTGAACCTCATGGCGTGGCTGGAGGACGGAACCTTGATCTATTTTTCCTCGATCGACAGCGAGCCGCATATTTTTACTGCAGGGAATCATCCAATGCTTCATGGATTGGGCACACTCGTCGTCGGCATGTGTGTCGGCGAGTCCGTTACGGAAAGAATCTCCTCCGATTCAGCGTTCGGGCCATACCGTCCCGAACTGTGCTGTCAGGTAAGCAGCGCCTGGCTCCTGGCTCAAAATGTTGCGCTACTGGTAGGGCTGGGACTCGAAATACGCAAGACGGATGGAACGTTGGTGCACATGACCATCACCGGATTGGACGGCGACCGAGTGACGCTCGACGCGAATCACCGGTTAGCGGGAAAAAATGTCATCGTGCAAGTGGATCTCTTGGACGTACTGGATCGAGCCGATCCAGACAGTTGGGCCACGCCGCCTCCTGCTGCGTAG
- a CDS encoding peptidoglycan-binding protein, with amino-acid sequence MQTTQTFAPTVRKGVMMLAMPALLWLNGCDYWPPALQSQIETLRADLDDAMDERQRMTLELAELQSVNQSLVQETKTKTDNHDELERRLLVLAHRNTQRSSAKAETAQSASPAPIHTVSGKTESSRASISKGSFTTLRLEHPALRGPKVVQLQKLLRRHELPIRVDGIFGRNMEAAIRSFQRVHGLQTDGTVGPATYRALRRVAPTARLARHLSLQRPPLMGQDVSTVQRALRRAGYRIPLDGQYGPATDIAVTRFQQKHGIEPDGMVGPQTWTALSSVLR; translated from the coding sequence ATGCAAACAACACAGACGTTCGCTCCGACCGTAAGAAAGGGAGTTATGATGCTCGCGATGCCGGCGTTGCTCTGGCTCAACGGCTGCGATTACTGGCCGCCGGCCCTTCAATCCCAAATTGAGACATTGCGGGCCGACCTCGACGACGCAATGGATGAACGGCAACGGATGACCCTTGAGCTCGCAGAGCTACAATCCGTCAATCAATCGCTAGTCCAGGAGACGAAGACCAAGACCGACAACCACGACGAGTTAGAGCGGCGTCTCTTGGTCCTGGCGCACAGGAACACACAACGGTCATCGGCCAAGGCCGAAACTGCACAGAGCGCCTCGCCTGCCCCAATCCATACCGTTTCCGGCAAGACCGAATCCTCACGCGCATCCATTTCAAAAGGCTCCTTTACCACATTGCGATTGGAGCATCCGGCGCTCCGAGGACCGAAAGTCGTGCAACTGCAGAAACTGCTGCGCCGCCATGAGTTGCCTATTCGTGTAGATGGTATTTTCGGACGCAACATGGAAGCTGCGATCCGGTCGTTTCAACGTGTCCACGGACTCCAGACTGATGGCACTGTCGGACCAGCGACCTACAGGGCGCTCCGTCGCGTCGCGCCGACGGCGCGACTCGCTCGACACCTCTCGCTCCAGCGACCTCCTCTCATGGGCCAAGACGTCTCCACCGTTCAACGGGCCTTGCGACGCGCGGGCTATCGCATCCCCCTCGATGGTCAATACGGACCAGCGACCGACATCGCCGTTACCAGATTTCAACAGAAACACGGCATCGAGCCGGATGGCATGGTCGGACCGCAGACCTGGACTGCACTGAGTTCGGTACTACGATAA